The following are encoded in a window of bacterium SCSIO 12643 genomic DNA:
- a CDS encoding shikimate kinase, with amino-acid sequence MRIFLVGYMGVGKTTIGKKLAARLNLKFIDLDHFIAEREHQKVAQIIENKGEGFFRILEKKYLEEVCDFENILVSTGGGTPCFFQNMDAINANGRSIFLKLDEKSLINRLLNSRDSRPLLAGKDQEELTTFVKSHLKERLPYYERAHLQFEMLHLNSKRLDELVKEIKQL; translated from the coding sequence ATGCGAATATTTTTAGTTGGATACATGGGAGTGGGTAAAACCACAATAGGGAAGAAGTTAGCGGCTCGTTTAAATCTGAAATTCATAGACTTAGATCACTTTATAGCAGAAAGGGAACATCAAAAAGTAGCACAAATAATTGAAAATAAGGGCGAAGGTTTTTTTAGGATTCTCGAAAAAAAATATCTGGAAGAAGTATGTGATTTTGAAAATATTTTGGTTTCCACAGGAGGTGGTACCCCGTGTTTTTTTCAAAATATGGATGCCATTAATGCAAATGGAAGGTCAATTTTCCTAAAACTAGATGAAAAATCGTTAATAAATCGCTTATTAAATAGCAGAGATTCAAGACCTTTATTAGCGGGAAAGGATCAGGAAGAATTGACAACTTTTGTCAAATCGCATTTGAAGGAAAGATTACCGTATTACGAACGTGCGCATTTGCAATTTGAAATGCTCCATTTAAATTCAAAACGCCTAGATGAGTTAGTAAAAGAAATAAAACAGCTTTAA
- a CDS encoding histidine kinase, translating to MKKNQLYLLLQFGGWLFYTIIALFLIRIQNEPITLKFVTALFLIYVIGIGCTHFYRNWIHKMGWKKLNISQLIPSILVAVIILSFVFQALYILGRFIMFHEPQPLDFTSNIGNILNWSLLLGMWSVIYFAYQFFERYRTEEIKNLKWEASKNEIELNKLKSQLNPHFIFNSMNSIRALIDENPVKAKRSVTQLSNILRKTLMMGRKKTVLFEEEMAVVNDFIELEKTRYEERLDFETDIHEEAYTYQIPSLMIQTLIENGIKHGISKIPEGGKIDLRAHVIEDNLIIEIENTGELIENSKPETGFGIINTTQRLHLLYGDQATFKISNSDNHTVLTQVSLPKEPI from the coding sequence ATGAAAAAAAATCAGTTATATCTATTGCTCCAATTTGGAGGTTGGTTATTCTACACCATCATTGCCCTGTTCCTAATACGCATCCAAAATGAACCTATCACACTAAAGTTCGTTACCGCATTATTTTTAATTTATGTGATTGGGATAGGATGTACACATTTTTATAGAAACTGGATTCATAAAATGGGCTGGAAAAAACTTAACATTTCCCAGTTGATTCCTAGCATTCTTGTTGCCGTCATTATTCTGTCATTTGTTTTTCAAGCGCTCTATATTTTAGGGAGGTTCATCATGTTTCATGAACCTCAACCTCTGGATTTCACCAGTAATATTGGAAATATTTTAAACTGGAGTCTATTACTTGGTATGTGGAGTGTAATCTATTTTGCATATCAGTTCTTTGAACGTTATAGAACTGAGGAGATCAAGAATTTAAAATGGGAAGCATCTAAAAATGAAATTGAGTTAAATAAACTCAAGTCTCAACTTAATCCACATTTTATATTTAACTCGATGAACAGTATTCGTGCGTTAATTGATGAAAACCCGGTTAAAGCCAAGAGATCCGTTACGCAACTTTCTAACATCCTTCGTAAAACTTTAATGATGGGGCGTAAAAAGACCGTTCTATTTGAGGAAGAAATGGCCGTTGTAAATGACTTTATAGAATTAGAAAAAACCCGCTATGAAGAACGTCTGGATTTTGAAACAGACATTCATGAGGAAGCCTATACTTATCAAATTCCGTCTTTAATGATTCAAACTTTGATTGAAAATGGAATCAAACATGGCATTTCCAAGATTCCAGAAGGAGGAAAAATTGATTTACGTGCACATGTTATCGAAGATAATCTTATTATTGAAATTGAAAATACAGGTGAACTTATAGAAAACTCTAAACCAGAAACAGGTTTTGGAATTATTAATACTACACAAAGGTTACATTTGTTATACGGAGATCAAGCTACATTTAAAATCTCCAATTCTGATAATCACACCGTGTTAACACAGGTAAGTTTACCCAAAGAACCGATATAA
- a CDS encoding response regulator transcription factor, translating into MKCLIIDDERLARQELRRILENHKNIEILDECGSADEAITKIEELKPDLIFLDIQMPGKNGFDVLEEIIYTPEVIFVTAYDEFALKAFEVSALDYILKPVEEDRFDESLKKVIQKINDKRQDSDTNLPAEQLGENDQVFVKDGDKCWFIELGKIRLFESEGNYVRVYFDNNKPLILKSLNNLDKKLSDKLFFRANRKHIINLKWIDKIETWFNGGLLVILKDDKKIEISRRQAVKLKDRMSL; encoded by the coding sequence ATTAAGTGTCTTATAATTGATGATGAACGTTTAGCTCGGCAAGAACTAAGACGTATTCTGGAAAATCATAAAAACATTGAAATTCTAGATGAATGTGGTAGTGCAGATGAAGCCATCACCAAAATAGAAGAGTTAAAACCAGATCTGATCTTTTTAGATATTCAAATGCCTGGAAAAAATGGATTTGATGTCCTGGAAGAAATTATTTACACACCGGAAGTTATATTCGTCACTGCCTATGATGAATTTGCATTAAAAGCATTTGAAGTAAGTGCATTGGATTACATCCTTAAACCGGTCGAAGAAGATCGTTTTGATGAATCTTTGAAAAAGGTAATCCAAAAGATCAATGACAAACGCCAGGATAGTGATACGAATTTACCTGCGGAGCAATTAGGTGAAAATGATCAGGTGTTCGTAAAAGACGGTGACAAATGTTGGTTTATCGAATTAGGCAAAATTCGCTTATTCGAATCTGAAGGAAATTATGTTAGAGTCTATTTTGACAACAACAAACCGCTTATTTTAAAATCGCTGAACAATCTGGATAAAAAATTAAGCGATAAGCTATTTTTCCGTGCCAATAGAAAGCACATTATCAACCTGAAATGGATTGATAAAATTGAAACCTGGTTTAATGGTGGACTTCTCGTGATTCTTAAAGATGACAAGAAAATTGAAATTTCGAGAAGGCAGGCGGTTAAACTTAAGGATCGAATGAGTTTGTAA